A DNA window from Pseudomonas sp. B21-056 contains the following coding sequences:
- the hflC gene encoding protease modulator HflC — protein sequence MSQSSSHDHHDHAGHDHGHAGHHHHGHHHHHHGDPQEAGPFPWRRMGWAALLVAFAVAAASLVQVRSGEATVITRFGNPARVLLQPGLGWRWPAPFEAAIPVDLRLRTTSSGLQDVGTRDGLRIIVQAYVAWQVQGDPDNVQRFMRAVQNQPDEAARQIRTFVGSALETTAASFDLANLVNTDASQVRIGDFEAQLRQQIEQQLLTTYGVRVLQVGIERLTLPSVTLTATVDRMRAERETIATERTAIGKREAAQIRSAAERDARIVQADATVKAADIEAQSRVEAAQIYGRAYAGSPQLYNLLRSLDTLGTIVSPGTKLILRTDAAPFRVLVDGPPSVEPKGGTQP from the coding sequence TTGAGCCAGTCTTCTTCCCACGATCATCACGATCACGCCGGTCATGATCACGGCCATGCCGGCCACCATCATCATGGTCATCATCACCACCATCACGGCGACCCACAGGAAGCCGGGCCATTTCCCTGGCGGCGGATGGGCTGGGCGGCGCTGCTGGTAGCGTTTGCCGTCGCGGCCGCGAGCCTGGTCCAGGTGCGCTCGGGGGAGGCGACCGTCATCACCCGCTTCGGCAATCCGGCACGGGTACTGTTGCAGCCTGGCCTGGGTTGGCGCTGGCCGGCACCGTTCGAGGCGGCGATTCCGGTGGACTTGCGGCTGCGCACAACGTCCAGCGGTCTGCAGGACGTCGGTACCCGGGACGGGCTGCGGATCATTGTCCAAGCCTATGTGGCGTGGCAGGTGCAGGGAGATCCAGACAACGTCCAGCGCTTCATGCGTGCGGTGCAGAACCAGCCGGACGAGGCCGCCCGGCAGATTCGCACGTTCGTGGGATCGGCCCTGGAAACCACCGCTGCCAGTTTTGACCTGGCGAATCTGGTCAACACCGATGCCAGCCAGGTACGCATCGGCGATTTCGAAGCGCAGTTGCGCCAGCAGATCGAACAGCAGTTGCTCACTACCTATGGCGTGCGGGTGCTGCAAGTGGGCATCGAGCGCCTGACCTTGCCTTCGGTGACATTGACCGCGACGGTGGATCGCATGCGTGCCGAGCGGGAAACCATCGCCACCGAACGCACCGCTATCGGTAAGCGCGAAGCCGCGCAAATTCGTTCCGCCGCCGAACGGGATGCGCGGATCGTGCAGGCGGATGCCACGGTGAAAGCCGCCGATATCGAGGCTCAGTCCCGGGTCGAAGCTGCGCAGATTTATGGCAGGGCCTACGCCGGTTCACCCCAGCTCTATAACTTGCTGCGTTCGCTGGACACCCTGGGCACGATTGTCAGCCCTGGCACCAAATTGATTTTGCGCACCGATGCGGCACCGTTCCGGGTGTTGGTTGACGGGCCGCCCTCCGTGGAACCCAAAGGTGGAACACAACCATGA
- the hflK gene encoding protease modulator HflK, producing the protein MAERPRFQQAQSQGRRLRRIAVALAVLAGVGLVSGFFVGLFSPQSMWPALLASQSAALLVLVAGLQSAWWVTQWRSRALLPTAVIPTAEHEPVDQSGWYERLLERISARWIGLLKQIGAPTLWLAGWAGLVLLSLEQAWNLALPATTLGPSASVGAVLSLLLAFGLLVLERQLAQQSTVEWPEALPLAQLTRLAIIVLVLGGLCLLFAGESSIWPVRLAVLIGLLPGLAAVELLLRALLSLFSPRRDSLEPTLLGRSVIADLLRWPPQPLLALQHELHNRFGIDLRQIWAFSYMRRAFLPVLALVSLVGWLLTGVHEVPLQGRGIYERFGKPVEVFGPGLQFGLPWPLGRVLNVENGIVHELATSVGESRVSTEADSAEGPAPAIANRLWDASHVNDKSQVIASRRADQQSFQIVNMDVRFVYRIGLSDEAALAATYNSADIPTLIRSTASRVLVHEFASRTLDGLLGADRVSLADEIGRAVQTDLQTLDSGVEILATVVEAIHPPAGAANAYHGVQAAQIGAQALIARERGAAAEQTNQAQLQASIAHDQAQATAREINATAQASDLRFSAERKAYATAGHAFMLEQYLSQLSRGLGKARLLILDHRLGGSGNAPTIDLRTFTLPADPASPRNLVQPGAAH; encoded by the coding sequence GTGGCCGAGCGGCCACGCTTTCAGCAGGCACAGTCCCAAGGGCGACGCCTCAGGCGGATCGCTGTCGCGCTGGCCGTCCTGGCGGGTGTGGGGCTGGTGTCCGGGTTTTTTGTCGGGCTGTTTTCGCCGCAATCCATGTGGCCGGCCTTGTTGGCGAGTCAGAGTGCGGCGTTGCTGGTGCTGGTGGCCGGTCTGCAATCCGCCTGGTGGGTGACGCAATGGCGCAGCAGGGCATTGCTGCCGACGGCGGTTATCCCAACCGCCGAGCATGAACCGGTCGATCAATCCGGCTGGTACGAACGATTGCTGGAGCGCATCAGCGCGCGCTGGATCGGCCTGCTGAAACAGATCGGCGCGCCGACTTTATGGCTGGCCGGTTGGGCAGGGCTGGTGCTGCTGAGCCTGGAGCAAGCCTGGAATCTGGCATTGCCGGCAACCACGCTTGGCCCATCGGCCAGTGTGGGGGCTGTACTTTCATTGTTGTTGGCGTTCGGCTTGTTGGTACTTGAACGCCAACTGGCTCAGCAATCCACCGTTGAATGGCCGGAAGCGCTGCCGCTGGCGCAACTGACCCGTCTGGCGATTATCGTGCTGGTGCTCGGTGGGCTGTGCCTGTTGTTTGCCGGCGAATCGTCCATCTGGCCGGTGCGCCTGGCAGTGCTGATAGGACTGTTGCCAGGGCTGGCGGCGGTGGAGCTGTTGCTGCGGGCATTGCTGTCATTGTTCAGCCCGCGTCGGGATTCCCTGGAACCGACCTTGCTGGGCCGCAGCGTCATCGCCGACCTGCTGCGCTGGCCGCCGCAGCCCTTGCTGGCCCTGCAGCATGAACTGCACAACCGCTTCGGCATCGACCTGCGCCAGATCTGGGCGTTCAGCTACATGCGCCGCGCCTTTTTGCCGGTGCTGGCGCTGGTGTCGCTGGTGGGCTGGCTGCTGACGGGCGTACATGAAGTGCCACTGCAAGGGCGCGGCATCTACGAGCGTTTTGGCAAGCCGGTGGAGGTGTTCGGTCCTGGCCTGCAGTTTGGCCTGCCCTGGCCGTTGGGCCGGGTGCTGAACGTCGAAAATGGCATCGTCCATGAACTGGCCACCAGCGTGGGCGAAAGCCGGGTGAGCACGGAGGCCGACTCGGCGGAAGGTCCGGCACCGGCGATTGCCAATCGGTTGTGGGACGCCAGCCATGTGAACGATAAATCCCAAGTGATTGCCAGCCGGCGTGCCGATCAGCAGAGCTTCCAGATCGTCAACATGGACGTGCGCTTTGTCTATCGCATTGGCCTTTCCGACGAGGCGGCGCTGGCGGCCACCTACAACAGTGCCGACATCCCCACACTGATTCGCAGCACCGCCAGCCGAGTCCTGGTGCATGAGTTCGCTTCGCGCACGCTGGACGGTTTGTTGGGGGCGGATCGGGTCAGCCTGGCCGATGAAATCGGTCGGGCTGTGCAAACCGATTTGCAGACCCTCGACAGCGGCGTGGAAATCCTGGCGACCGTGGTTGAAGCGATCCATCCACCGGCGGGGGCGGCCAATGCCTACCACGGTGTGCAAGCGGCGCAAATCGGTGCCCAGGCATTGATTGCCCGGGAACGCGGTGCGGCGGCGGAGCAGACCAACCAGGCACAGTTGCAAGCCAGTATTGCTCACGACCAGGCCCAGGCCACCGCCCGGGAAATCAACGCGACCGCCCAGGCTTCCGACTTGCGTTTCAGCGCCGAACGCAAGGCCTACGCCACGGCCGGCCACGCCTTTATGCTGGAGCAGTATCTCAGTCAACTGAGCCGAGGCCTTGGCAAGGCCCGGTTGTTGATTCTCGACCATCGTCTGGGTGGCAGCGGCAACGCGCCGACCATCGACTTGCGCACTTTCACGCTTCCGGCAGATCCCGCATCGCCGCGTAACCTTGTCCAGCCAGGAGCTGCCCATTGA
- a CDS encoding DUF3142 domain-containing protein, which produces MTFLFRTSLVLVALLLQGCEQPPAAPLDQQLYIWQRQWTPAHESALRQSHQDFSGLRVLALQAFPGAGWSRARIDPALLKADGRPLIAVIRLDGQLKTLDQDEVIAQIQQVLGDWQAQGLVPVGVEIDHDAGSARLSAYGTFLKQLRQTLPATLWLSITALPAWLDSPALPGLLESADSSVLQVHAVSDPRQGLFDPKQARHWAERWSDVTTRPFYLALPAYGVALLTQENGAPVVESEVSIDRAGERRELLADPQQVAGLAADLRAKPPKHLAGLIWFRLPLASDRRAWSLTTLGAVARGDKLDSRLALELEDKDNLYDIRLVNRGNLDSPWPQRVTLAVGACDGVDALVGYTLQQTPGLLTFTRIQEGRLAAGAQRAMGWARCTKIEQGAFNVYP; this is translated from the coding sequence ATGACTTTTCTTTTCCGGACATCCCTGGTGCTCGTCGCGTTGCTTTTGCAAGGCTGCGAGCAACCCCCCGCCGCGCCTCTCGATCAGCAGCTCTACATCTGGCAACGCCAGTGGACACCGGCCCACGAATCGGCACTGCGCCAGAGTCATCAGGACTTCTCGGGCTTGCGGGTGTTGGCCTTGCAGGCTTTTCCCGGTGCGGGCTGGAGCCGTGCGCGGATCGATCCGGCCTTGCTCAAGGCCGACGGCCGGCCGCTGATCGCAGTGATCCGCCTGGACGGGCAGCTCAAGACGCTGGATCAGGACGAGGTCATTGCGCAGATCCAGCAGGTGTTGGGCGACTGGCAAGCCCAAGGCCTGGTGCCGGTGGGCGTGGAGATCGACCATGATGCTGGTAGCGCACGGCTGTCGGCCTATGGGACATTCCTGAAGCAGTTGCGCCAGACTTTGCCGGCCACGTTGTGGCTGAGTATCACGGCCTTGCCGGCCTGGCTCGACAGCCCCGCGTTGCCCGGGCTGCTGGAAAGCGCGGACAGCAGCGTGTTGCAGGTCCACGCGGTGAGCGACCCACGCCAGGGTCTGTTCGACCCGAAACAGGCCCGACACTGGGCCGAGCGCTGGAGCGACGTTACCACGCGGCCGTTCTACCTGGCCCTGCCGGCTTATGGCGTGGCGCTGTTGACCCAGGAGAACGGCGCGCCGGTGGTTGAAAGCGAAGTGTCCATCGACAGGGCAGGCGAGCGGCGGGAGCTGCTAGCAGACCCGCAGCAAGTGGCCGGGCTGGCCGCGGATTTACGCGCCAAACCGCCGAAACACCTGGCTGGCTTGATCTGGTTTCGGCTGCCGCTGGCAAGCGACCGACGTGCCTGGAGCCTGACCACGCTCGGCGCCGTGGCTCGGGGAGACAAACTGGACAGTCGTCTGGCCCTGGAACTGGAGGACAAGGACAATTTGTACGATATCCGCCTGGTCAATCGAGGCAATCTCGACAGTCCCTGGCCCCAACGCGTGACGCTTGCCGTGGGCGCATGTGATGGGGTCGATGCCTTGGTTGGCTACACGTTGCAACAAACGCCCGGACTGCTTACCTTCACCCGCATTCAGGAAGGCCGCCTTGCCGCTGGTGCCCAACGGGCCATGGGATGGGCGCGTTGTACAAAAATTGAACAAGGAGCTTTCAATGTCTACCCGTAA
- a CDS encoding glutathione S-transferase family protein, which produces MNPIKLYHFPLSGHAHRVQLMLSLLELPVEVIFVDLAKGAHKQADFLAINPFGQVPVIDDDGVVLADSNAILVYLAQKYGKGRWLPSDPVGAARVQRWLSVAAGPIHAGPATARLITVFGAPYNAEDVIARSHTLLKVLDQHLSNRDWLAGDAATIADVAGYTYIAHAPEGNVSLDDYVHVRAWLARIEALPGFVGMPRTVAGLQKHI; this is translated from the coding sequence ATGAACCCCATCAAGCTTTATCACTTCCCGCTTTCCGGACATGCCCATCGCGTTCAACTGATGCTCTCGCTGCTCGAGCTGCCGGTTGAGGTGATCTTTGTCGATCTGGCCAAGGGTGCGCATAAGCAGGCGGACTTCCTGGCCATCAACCCATTTGGTCAGGTACCGGTGATCGACGATGACGGCGTGGTGCTGGCCGATTCCAACGCCATCCTGGTGTATCTGGCGCAGAAATATGGCAAGGGCCGCTGGCTTCCGAGCGACCCGGTGGGGGCTGCCCGGGTGCAGCGCTGGTTGTCGGTGGCGGCCGGGCCGATCCATGCCGGGCCCGCTACAGCGCGTCTGATTACCGTGTTCGGCGCGCCTTACAATGCCGAGGACGTCATCGCCCGGTCCCACACTCTGCTGAAAGTCCTCGATCAACATTTGAGCAACCGCGACTGGCTGGCGGGTGATGCTGCCACCATCGCCGATGTCGCCGGCTATACCTACATTGCCCATGCACCGGAGGGCAACGTGTCGCTGGACGACTACGTCCATGTTCGTGCGTGGCTGGCGCGGATCGAGGCGTTGCCCGGGTTCGTGGGCATGCCGCGGACGGTTGCCGGTTTGCAGAAACACATCTGA
- a CDS encoding LysR family transcriptional regulator, translating into MDRFQEMQVFMAVAQESGFSAAARRLGLSAASVTRAVAALEQRIGTPLLVRTTRNVYLSEAGQRFLEDCRRILGDLQEAEDSAAGSHAQPRGQLTITAPVLFGQLFVTPLLVEYLRQYPEVSINALLLDRNVSMVEEGMDVAVRIGELPDSNQHAVRVGEVRRVVCGSPAFFAQHGRPRHPQELERLPVVASSAIGQVRSWTFVDAGQSLAVRPVPRLVVTANQAAITAASQGLGMTRVLSYQVAGEVASGELEIVLADFELPPLPIHVVYQGGRNAPARVRSFVDFTVSALRKHPALKG; encoded by the coding sequence ATGGACAGGTTTCAGGAAATGCAGGTGTTTATGGCCGTCGCCCAGGAGTCGGGTTTTTCGGCGGCGGCGCGGCGTTTGGGTCTGTCGGCGGCCAGCGTTACCCGCGCAGTGGCGGCGTTGGAGCAACGCATCGGCACGCCTTTGCTGGTTCGTACCACCCGCAACGTGTATCTGAGCGAAGCCGGCCAGCGTTTCCTGGAGGATTGTCGGCGGATCCTCGGTGATTTGCAGGAGGCCGAGGATTCGGCGGCCGGCAGCCATGCCCAGCCCAGGGGGCAGTTGACGATCACCGCACCGGTGCTGTTCGGCCAGTTGTTCGTCACGCCGTTGCTGGTGGAGTACCTGCGCCAGTATCCCGAAGTCAGCATCAATGCCTTGCTGCTGGACCGAAATGTCAGCATGGTCGAGGAGGGCATGGACGTTGCCGTGCGCATTGGCGAGCTGCCCGACAGCAACCAGCACGCCGTCCGCGTCGGCGAAGTGCGGCGGGTCGTCTGCGGCTCTCCCGCGTTCTTCGCTCAGCATGGCCGGCCTCGACATCCGCAGGAACTGGAGCGGCTGCCGGTAGTGGCCTCCTCGGCCATCGGCCAGGTCAGAAGCTGGACCTTCGTCGACGCCGGACAATCCCTGGCGGTGCGACCGGTGCCTCGGTTGGTGGTCACCGCCAATCAGGCCGCCATCACTGCCGCCAGCCAGGGCCTGGGAATGACACGTGTGCTGTCTTATCAAGTCGCGGGGGAGGTCGCGAGTGGAGAGCTGGAAATCGTCCTGGCCGATTTCGAACTGCCGCCCCTGCCGATTCACGTGGTTTACCAGGGTGGGCGCAATGCGCCGGCCCGGGTGCGCAGTTTTGTTGATTTCACGGTCAGTGCGCTGCGTAAACACCCAGCCTTGAAAGGCTGA
- a CDS encoding LTA synthase family protein, giving the protein MNVLYRVFIHPLAPLITLAGLLLVGPLALRLALGWSDPLGYLSDLGIGGLLLTLLYRRPFWLALPVLLAWTALTLANIELISAVGRMPNPSDLHYLTDPQFVENSSSGGFAHPWLAALQLTALALWLMVQWASRSRHAPPLPCHAWALPALFLLVHGTVQSWRPTEADQWNVFNLPHQLATAAVATGQDRIQHWLEGDAHAQVPPMEGLTRLDLDGQKLLAAPGQARNVLVIALEGIPGAYIGANRQALESRYQENPMPRLSVWAERGMNTPDYVLHSHQTIRGLYAMLCGDYDKLDDGTPKGVEMLNQAQRNQACLPAQLRQQGFATHFLQGAGLRFMAKDRIMPHIGFDTTLGMEWFTRPAYLEFPWGKDDKTFFEGALDYVGQLQQTDKPWMLTLLTVGTHQPYSAPDDYLQRYDTAKQAAVGYLDDALDNFLSDLERQGVLENTLVVVTSDESHGIDDVRLASSWGFNLTLAPEPLPRIKSGTYGHVDLTASILDYFGFPVPASLSGRSMFRDYATGREIMSFTNGMLRYHDGKGTFTECDFLQRCRYYASKGFIADRATYGGHYSGQRARLISARATALDQTLLHTPLNQHYQFGSAEKIPLPAQVSNDWTDNLIGAQYLEMPKGSQTRVSLSIRAIEADHTAYISLKAKEFEQDVPMELPTDVAVTPEQPLVMNIRFDNPQARKAFSFHLLGHGVGAIEISDFSVVTELPEQADQPEYLDDMQEDSQVQSS; this is encoded by the coding sequence GTGAACGTTCTTTACCGCGTATTCATCCATCCCCTCGCCCCCTTGATCACCCTGGCCGGCCTGCTCCTGGTCGGTCCCCTCGCCCTGCGTCTCGCACTGGGCTGGTCCGATCCGCTGGGCTACCTGTCGGACCTGGGCATCGGCGGGTTGCTGCTCACGCTGCTTTACCGTCGTCCCTTCTGGCTGGCCTTGCCTGTGCTGCTGGCCTGGACCGCGCTGACGCTGGCCAACATCGAGTTGATCAGCGCCGTCGGGCGAATGCCCAACCCCTCGGACCTGCATTACCTGACCGATCCGCAATTCGTCGAAAACTCCAGCAGCGGCGGCTTCGCCCATCCCTGGTTGGCCGCGCTGCAACTGACAGCGCTAGCGCTCTGGCTGATGGTCCAGTGGGCAAGTCGTTCACGCCACGCACCGCCCTTGCCATGCCATGCGTGGGCATTGCCTGCGCTGTTCCTGCTGGTCCACGGCACCGTGCAATCCTGGCGACCCACCGAGGCGGACCAGTGGAATGTGTTCAATCTGCCCCATCAACTCGCCACCGCCGCGGTCGCAACCGGACAGGACCGAATCCAGCATTGGCTGGAAGGTGATGCGCACGCCCAGGTTCCGCCGATGGAAGGCCTTACCCGGCTGGACCTCGATGGACAGAAACTGCTGGCCGCGCCGGGCCAGGCACGCAACGTCCTGGTCATCGCCCTGGAAGGCATCCCCGGTGCCTACATAGGCGCCAACCGTCAGGCCCTGGAAAGCCGCTATCAGGAAAACCCCATGCCGCGCCTCAGTGTCTGGGCCGAGCGCGGCATGAACACGCCCGATTACGTCCTGCACAGCCACCAGACCATCCGCGGCCTGTACGCGATGCTGTGTGGCGACTACGACAAACTCGACGACGGCACGCCCAAGGGCGTCGAGATGCTCAACCAGGCCCAGCGCAATCAGGCCTGCCTGCCGGCCCAGTTGCGCCAGCAGGGCTTCGCCACGCATTTCCTGCAGGGTGCGGGCCTGCGGTTCATGGCCAAGGACCGGATCATGCCGCACATCGGCTTCGACACGACCCTGGGCATGGAATGGTTCACCCGGCCCGCTTACCTGGAATTTCCCTGGGGCAAGGACGACAAGACGTTCTTCGAAGGCGCGCTGGACTACGTCGGGCAACTGCAACAAACGGACAAACCCTGGATGCTCACCCTGCTGACCGTGGGCACACACCAGCCCTACTCCGCACCGGATGACTACCTGCAACGCTATGACACCGCCAAACAGGCCGCCGTGGGTTATCTGGACGATGCGCTGGATAATTTCCTCTCGGACCTGGAACGCCAGGGCGTCCTGGAAAATACCCTGGTGGTGGTCACTTCAGACGAATCCCATGGCATCGACGATGTACGCCTGGCGTCATCCTGGGGATTCAACCTGACGCTGGCGCCGGAACCCCTGCCCCGCATCAAGTCGGGGACCTACGGTCACGTGGACCTCACGGCCTCGATCCTCGACTACTTCGGCTTCCCGGTGCCGGCGTCGTTGTCCGGCCGCTCGATGTTCAGGGACTACGCAACGGGCCGGGAGATCATGTCGTTCACCAATGGCATGCTGCGCTACCACGACGGCAAGGGCACCTTCACCGAATGCGATTTCCTGCAGCGTTGCCGCTATTACGCCAGCAAAGGTTTCATCGCCGACCGCGCCACCTACGGAGGGCACTACAGCGGCCAGCGGGCCAGACTGATCAGCGCCCGGGCAACCGCCCTGGACCAGACCCTGCTGCATACACCGCTGAACCAGCATTATCAGTTCGGCAGCGCCGAAAAAATCCCGCTTCCGGCCCAGGTTTCCAATGACTGGACCGACAACCTGATCGGCGCCCAGTACCTGGAAATGCCCAAGGGTTCACAGACCCGCGTCAGCCTGAGCATCCGCGCCATCGAGGCGGACCACACGGCCTACATTTCCCTCAAGGCCAAGGAGTTCGAGCAGGATGTGCCCATGGAACTGCCGACCGATGTAGCGGTGACGCCCGAACAACCGTTGGTGATGAACATCCGTTTCGATAACCCGCAAGCGCGCAAGGCCTTCTCCTTCCATCTGTTGGGCCATGGGGTGGGTGCCATCGAGATCAGCGACTTCAGCGTCGTGACCGAACTGCCGGAGCAGGCGGACCAACCCGAATACCTGGACGATATGCAGGAGGACAGCCAGGTCCAGTCCAGCTGA
- a CDS encoding aspartate-semialdehyde dehydrogenase — protein MKKVAVVGCTGAVGMTMLQLLEHTDYQVVCMASERSAGKGLKVGDTEHLIEPFSVEGCASCDIVFLCVSGAFALEYGERLAEHSHVIDNSSAFRYHPQIPLLVPPINGRRYKGEKLIANPNCSSAIALMVLGPLHEAFGLESAIISTYQAASGAGQPAMLELREKAKAFSDYGDQDRSENFAHNLAFNVIPQVDSFEDNGYTREEMKVVWELRKVLDEPALAISTTAVRVPTLRSHAEALSLRFQKPVESLEQVRELLRSAPGVEVVDEPALGIYPMPMTSTHKHAVEVGRIRYNLIYGQHGLDLFISGDQLLRGAALNAFEIMQLIND, from the coding sequence ATGAAGAAAGTCGCGGTAGTGGGTTGCACCGGTGCGGTGGGCATGACCATGTTGCAATTGCTTGAGCACACCGATTACCAAGTGGTGTGCATGGCCTCCGAGCGTTCGGCGGGCAAGGGGTTGAAGGTGGGTGACACCGAGCACTTGATCGAACCCTTTTCGGTCGAAGGCTGTGCCTCGTGCGACATCGTTTTCCTCTGTGTGTCCGGGGCCTTTGCCCTGGAATACGGCGAGCGTCTGGCCGAGCACTCCCATGTCATCGATAATTCGTCGGCCTTCCGTTATCACCCGCAGATTCCACTGCTTGTACCGCCGATCAACGGCCGGCGCTACAAGGGGGAAAAACTGATCGCCAACCCGAACTGCTCCTCGGCCATTGCATTGATGGTACTGGGGCCGCTGCATGAGGCCTTCGGGCTGGAAAGCGCGATTATCTCCACCTACCAGGCCGCCAGTGGAGCAGGTCAGCCGGCGATGCTGGAGCTGCGGGAAAAGGCCAAGGCTTTCAGCGACTATGGCGATCAGGACCGCAGCGAGAATTTCGCCCACAACCTGGCGTTCAATGTGATCCCCCAGGTCGACTCGTTCGAAGACAACGGCTACACCCGGGAAGAAATGAAAGTGGTCTGGGAGCTGCGCAAAGTCCTCGACGAACCGGCGCTGGCCATCAGCACCACGGCGGTGCGGGTGCCGACCTTGCGCTCCCATGCCGAGGCCTTGAGCCTGCGTTTCCAGAAGCCTGTCGAGTCCCTCGAGCAAGTGCGTGAACTGTTGCGCAGCGCACCGGGTGTCGAAGTCGTTGATGAGCCCGCACTAGGCATTTACCCGATGCCCATGACCTCGACCCACAAGCACGCGGTGGAGGTCGGACGGATTCGCTACAACCTGATCTACGGTCAGCACGGGCTGGACCTGTTCATCAGTGGTGATCAACTGCTACGTGGTGCAGCGCTGAACGCATTCGAGATCATGCAATTGATCAACGATTGA
- the ftrA gene encoding transcriptional regulator FtrA, with translation MHTHPGTVAILVYEGLCVFEFGIALEIFGLPRPELDVAWYAHRIVAVDPGPMRALGGIQISVDAGLEELETADTIIIPGWRSYHEAPPQALLDALRSAHARGARLLSICSGVFVLAATGLLDGETVTTHWQFSHELAERFPLIKVDPNVLYVDSGQIITSAGSAAGIDACLHLIARDFGTHVANSVARRLVMAPQRTGGQSQFIVAPVCKSPRNELSQVLQWIREHLDQPLSVSDMAARVAMSERTFLRRFIETTGLSPKAWLQQERLNRARELLETTDQSATGIAQACGYRSVESFRAAFRNAVGLPPSAYRERFGGAKVHQQAARVATADTNPATDAAWRTATA, from the coding sequence ATGCACACCCACCCAGGAACAGTGGCAATTCTCGTTTATGAGGGCCTTTGCGTTTTCGAATTTGGTATTGCGCTGGAGATATTCGGGCTGCCCCGTCCGGAGCTGGACGTTGCCTGGTACGCCCACCGCATCGTCGCTGTCGATCCGGGCCCCATGCGGGCCTTGGGTGGTATCCAGATCTCGGTCGACGCCGGGCTGGAAGAGCTGGAAACCGCGGATACCATCATCATTCCCGGCTGGCGCAGCTATCACGAAGCGCCTCCGCAAGCGCTGCTCGATGCCCTCAGAAGCGCTCATGCCCGGGGTGCCCGCTTGCTGTCGATCTGCTCGGGTGTCTTCGTACTCGCCGCCACCGGACTGCTCGACGGTGAAACGGTGACCACCCATTGGCAGTTTTCCCATGAGCTTGCCGAACGCTTTCCTCTCATCAAGGTGGACCCGAATGTACTGTATGTCGATTCGGGGCAAATCATTACCTCAGCCGGCAGTGCCGCCGGCATCGACGCCTGTCTGCACCTGATCGCCCGGGATTTCGGCACCCACGTTGCCAACTCGGTGGCCCGTCGCCTGGTCATGGCGCCACAGCGAACCGGTGGCCAGTCGCAATTCATCGTCGCGCCTGTGTGCAAGTCGCCGCGCAACGAACTGAGCCAGGTCCTGCAGTGGATCCGCGAGCATCTGGACCAGCCCCTGAGCGTGTCCGACATGGCCGCTCGCGTGGCCATGAGCGAGCGCACCTTCCTGCGTCGCTTCATCGAAACCACCGGCCTTTCGCCAAAAGCCTGGCTGCAACAGGAACGACTGAACCGGGCCAGGGAGCTGCTGGAAACCACCGATCAGAGCGCGACCGGCATTGCGCAGGCCTGTGGTTACCGCTCGGTGGAAAGTTTCCGGGCGGCGTTCAGGAACGCCGTCGGCTTGCCGCCCTCGGCCTATCGTGAAAGATTTGGCGGCGCGAAGGTCCACCAGCAAGCGGCCCGGGTTGCAACGGCTGACACTAATCCAGCAACCGATGCAGCTTGGCGTACTGCAACAGCATGA
- the nudK gene encoding GDP-mannose pyrophosphatase NudK, which produces MTQAISTKDRVRIKNVEVLSDNWYVLRKTTYDYLGRNGRWQELTRETYDRGNGATILLYSKAKQTVVLTRQFRFPAFVNGHDDLLIETCAGLLDNDDPHTCIRKETQEETGYVIQNVRKVFEAFMSPGSVTERLHFFVGEYFDEDKRHAGGGLEDEGEDIEVLELPLDQALGMIETGEICDGKTIMLLQYAKLHRLLD; this is translated from the coding sequence ATGACACAGGCAATCAGCACCAAGGACCGCGTCCGCATCAAGAACGTCGAAGTCCTCTCGGACAACTGGTACGTGCTGCGCAAGACCACCTATGACTACCTTGGCCGCAACGGCCGGTGGCAAGAGTTGACGCGCGAGACCTATGACCGCGGCAACGGCGCCACGATCCTGCTGTACAGCAAGGCCAAGCAGACCGTGGTGCTGACCCGGCAATTCCGCTTTCCGGCCTTCGTCAACGGACATGATGACCTGTTGATCGAAACCTGTGCCGGCCTGTTGGACAACGACGATCCGCACACCTGCATCCGCAAGGAAACCCAGGAAGAAACCGGCTACGTCATCCAGAACGTGCGCAAAGTCTTCGAAGCCTTTATGAGCCCGGGTTCGGTGACGGAGCGGCTACATTTTTTCGTCGGCGAATATTTCGACGAAGACAAGCGACACGCCGGCGGCGGGCTGGAGGACGAGGGCGAGGACATCGAGGTGCTTGAGCTGCCGCTCGACCAGGCCCTGGGCATGATCGAGACGGGAGAAATCTGCGACGGCAAGACCATCATGCTGTTGCAGTACGCCAAGCTGCATCGGTTGCTGGATTAG